ACCAGATGACTCCAAGGTTATGATAGTGATCTGCAAGACCTGCCAGTGTGCCTATAGCAATACTGTGATCGCCGCCCAGAATGAGGGGGAATCTCTTTTTTCTCACTATACCGGAAACAGATTGAGCGAGCTGTTCGGCCGCCTCTGTCACCTCCTGCAGATTCCTCAGACCGGCTGTGGTACTCCTATCGTTATGGACAGGGGAGACAGCAATATTCCCTTCATCCGTCACACGATGTCCTAATGCTAGCAGCCGCTCTATTGCACCTGCATATCGAATAGCACTAGGCCCCATATCCACACCCCGCCGGCTTTGTCCGAGATCAACAGGCACGCCAATTAAGGAAATATCCAGATTACGCATAGCACTCCCTCCTTCGATTTCTGTTTATCCTTTGTATCCAAAACGGCATTCTTCCATCTTTTTTACCGCTTTGAATTCCATAGGCCGGCCATAGTAATATCCTTGGCCTTCACGGCAGCCTAAATCATATAGCATCTTTGCCTGTTCAGGCATTTCAATCCCTTCAGCGACCACGTTCAATCCAGCCGTATCCGCAAGTGTCACGATCGCTTTGACGATAGCCTGGCTGTTTTCATTCTCCAAAATGTCACGGACAAATGCCATATCAATTTTCAGTGTATCGGCAGGCAATTCTTTAATATAACTGAATGTGCTGTAGCCTGTGCCAAAGTCATCAATCGCTACCGTAACTCCTTCACTTCGGAGTTTCTGAAGAGATTTCTTCATGCCTTCCGTATCTATGAATGAACTCTCCGTTAATTCCAGTTCGATCATATCTGATGGCACGTTGTATTCTTTTATAATAGCCAATACCGAATCCGCAAAGCCCTCTTCTTTCATTTGGACAGTGGACACATTTACTGCAAATCTGCAAAACTTGCCCGCCTGCACTTCCAAAGCCGCACGTTTGCATACTTCACGCAGAATCCACTCACCAAGCGGTACGATTATTTTAGTTTCTTCCGCAAGCGGTATGAATTTCACCGGCGAAATAATTCCCAAATCCGGATGTTTCCAGCGTACAAGCGCTTCGACACCTGTCAGTTCGCCAGTATCTAACAGCACCTTCGGCTGGTACTCAAGGTAAAAGTGCTGCTGTTGGACACTTTTCCTCATTTCATTTTCTAACAAAGTGCGCTCAAGCGACAGTTTCGATGTGCCCGGCTGATACATTTCACTGTCTGCTCCGCCGCGCATCTTTACTTTACCTAATGCCAGCGTGGCTTTAGTGACTAAGTCTGAAGGCTGATTGGCATGTTCCGGATAAATAGAAATCCCGCAGCTGACCGATAATGTATAGTTTTGCTGTCCAACTTGAATAGGCTGCTGTAAATATTGACGAATATCTTCCGCATGCTGAAAGAAATCATCCTGATTTTTGAAACCTGTGATGATGAACGCAAATTCATCACCTGCGGTTCGGGCCAGCAGGCTTTCCGGACCGGTTCTTTTTTTCAGACGTTCGCCTACCATGGCTAATAAGTAGTCGCCCGCTTCGTGACCGAGTAAATCGTTCGCATACCGCAAACGGTCGATATTAATATGGACAAGAGCAAACACCTGATTCCGGGTGCGGGCTCTTTCAAATGCAAGTGCCAGCTGCTCACGGAAGGAGTTTCGATTCATCAGAGAAGTTAACTGGTCGTTATACACAAGGTATTTAATTTTCTCATCTGATTTCACACGCTCTGTAATATCACGCATGACAACTAACAGTTTCTCTCCATACTCTATCGATTCTTTTACTATATCAATCTTCGCCTCCATAATATGCAGACCATTTTTGCTGTCCAGAAAAGAATATTCCAAATTCATCGCTTGACGCTGATAGCCGAAAAATTGCGAAATTTTCTTTTCTGCCTGCTGGCGGTTCTTTTTATAAATATAAGAATAGAATGAGCTGGCGTATAAAGCAGATGCCGAATGACCGAGAAGCTTTTCAAACGAAGGGGAAGCATAATAAAATTTCCCTTGCCGGTCAATGATCGCAATAAAATCAGATGCATTTGCCGTAATGATTTCATATAGATCAGATTGTTTCCGTATTTCCTCTTCCATTTTCTTTCTTTCCGTGATGTCATAACGTATTGCAATATATTGATAAGGCTTTCCTTTTTCATTCAGGAATGGAACGATCGTAGTATCTACCCAATACGTCGAACCATCTTTTGCACGGTTGCAAATATCGCCGCGCCAAGTGCGGCCGTTTCCAATGGTAGCCCACATCTCTTTAAAAAACGAAGCATCGTGGTAGCCCGAATTCACAATACGCTGATTCGCGCCAATTAACTCTTCAACGGGGTACTTTGAAACTTTTTCGAAATGATCGTTGGCATACCGAATCGTTCCATGTGAGTCAGTAATTGCGACAATTGCTGCTTGTTCCAATGTGTAAGCTATGTCGCCAAGAACTTTTTGTAATTCTTTTTCACTACTCGCACGGACAAATTTATCCATATTATTCAAAAATTCTTGCATAGCTGTATCACAATCCCTATGTATGGTTATTTTTCACTGATCACAGGAGCGTAACTACCTATAAACTGTTATAGATTATTATACATGATTATTCAAATTCTTCTATATGAACTGCTAATTGTTTACACAAAAAAATCCTATATTATATAAAATAATAAGGATTTGACATATTTCATATTAATTTTTTGCTGTAAGGTAAAATGGCTGGGGTAGCTGGATTCGAACCAACGAGTGACGGAGTCAAAGTCCGTTGCCTTACCGCTTGGCTATACCCCAACGTGCAGCTGGTTATACTTCTTTAAAGGTAATACAAACATGGTGGTGGGGGACGGATTCGAACCGCCGAACCCGGAGGGAGCGGATTTACAGTCCGCCGCGTTTAGCCACTTCGCTACCCCACCGTGTTAAAATTGCGATAAGCTTCGCATTGCTGCGTCAGGCTTCATTCGCTCAATCAGTCACGTACCAATGTACGCTCCTTCTTTCTCTCACTTGCTTCCTTGCACTGCTCGCTTCTCCCAATTTTAACGGGATGGCGATAAGCTTCGCATTGCTGCGGAGTTTTTTAAATTAAATGGTGACCCCTACGGGATTCGAACCCGTGTTACCGCCGTGAAAGGGCGGTGTCTTAACCGCTTGACCAAGGGGCCATTAAAGATTCTCATGGAGCTTCCAGCCGGGCTCGAACCGGCGACCTCTTCCTTACCATGGAAGCACTCTACCTGCTGAGCTATGGAAGCATAAAAAATGGCTCCGCAGGTAAGACTCGAACTTACGACCGATCGGTTAACAGCCGATTGCTCTACCACTGAGCTACTGCGGAATAATGTAAAATAATAATCACAATCTCTTGCGACAAAAATCATTATAACACGTCCAACAAGTATGTGCAACAATTAATTTCTTATCTCTCAAGCCTTTTTTATTATAAGCGGCATATTCATATACGTCAAGGCTTTTTCATACAATAGTTTAGACTTCCATTGCGTAAGGAGATTGGTATGCTGAAAAAACTCCTCTTTTTATTTGTACTTGCTGTTTTATGTTTGACGTTTATTCCCCAATTGACCAAGCCTTCTTCTACCTTGGTGACTGTTTTTAAATTAACTGAAAACCCGGCAGTTATTGTAAAGGGTGCACAAGGTTCTGCCCTGACCGTAAATATTTCATTTGGAGAGAAAGAAGTTGAGGAACTGCTCGGACAGCTGACCAAGCCTTACCCGCTGTTATTTGTAGACAGTGACTGGGCTTCCCGGTTTCCACATCTCGCCGAAGAAATAAAAAAACGTTCAGTACCTGTTGCATTGCTTGGCGTCCAGGGCCAATCATACGAAACGGATCTAAACCTTTTCGCTGAGCAGCTTAGCCAATTTGAAAAGATATTTGCCGCCCGCCCTCTATGGTTCCGTACGGCGGATGAAGAATTTCCCTCGTCATTGCTTCAACAATTACAGAAAGCAGAAATCAATGCTTTAGGTTCCACTGTTCAGTGGAAAGAAGGCAAATTGCCTAAAGCCTCCAAAGGAGAAATCATTTCTGTTTCTTATCACAGCGGTGGACGGCCAAAGATTTCTGATGTCAAACGTCTTATGGAAAGCCGCACGTATCAATCCGTAGAAGACCTGCTATTTAGGCCGACTGTGAAAACCAAAAAAATTCCACAATGAAAAGAACTGACGGAGAAGCCTCCCCGTCAGTTCTTTTTAGATTTAGCTGTTTGTTTTTTTGCCTTTTTTCTCTCTTCACGGCGTTTATCCAGTTTTTCTTTATCCACATCGGATTGTTTATTGTATTTAGGCAATACTAATAACTGATACGCATTCACAGCAAGCAGCGGGAATAACAGAATCGTTACCCACTCATCTTTATTTCCTGAAGTGACCATCAGCGCAGGCAGCCATTCAAGCGTTGTAATGACAATCATGAAAAATAATGCAGAAATCAACGCATGTTTTTTTGTCCATTGCGCTTTAAAGTATGCCGTTACCGATGACACAGCAATCAGAGTGGCAAGTAAGAAAATGTATAGAACAGTACGCCCTGTATCGTCTTTCGTTAATTGGAAACGGAAAAAGACCAGATCAAAAAGGACGACCGCTATTATTAACATCTGCACCCAGTTCCATAAGGTCAGTGTTCTGAACATATTGACGCCGAATTGATGCACGGTCAGATAGGCGAAGAAACCCATCTGCGCGACCACACTCATCGTGAATCCTAAGAAAACCATCCATAAAAAGGCACCAAGAAACTGCCAGATCTCGCCTGCCTGTAAATATCCGTAAAAAAAGTCCCAACGTACAATCAGCCCGACAACTGCTGTAATCGCTCCGCCAATTGCCATTGCGCGCAAGAAAAATTTAACCCAATTTCGTATTGTCACTGCACTGTTCCCCTTTTTTTCATATCCCTTCTAGTGTATCAACGTTCGACAAAAAAATCTATTTCATTGAACGAATCATGCATATTCCTTCTTATATTGTGAACAATAAATGAAAATACAAGTGGAAGGTTGAGTGGAATGAAAAAATTAGCCGGTCTTTTTCTATTCCTTCTATTCCTTACGGGTTGCAGCGGAGGACATCAGGCAGCACCAAGCTATGATGAGATGAAAAAAATGATGACAGATGCGATCCAAACGGAAGACGGAAAAAAAGCACTTCGTAAATTGATGACCGACCCTGAGTTTCGGGAGTTGCTGGTACTTGAACAGCCAGAAGTCAAACAAAGTATTGAGAACGTATTACTTTCCAAGGAGGGGGAGCGTTTCTGGAAAACCGCTTTTGAAGACCCTAAATTCACGGAAGCAATTGCTAAAAGCATGAAGAAGCAGCAAGCTGATATTATGAAGGATCTGATGGGGGATGCTTCATTCCAGAAAGATTTGGAAAAGTTTTTCGGCCAGCCCGATATGATGAAGCAAATGGAAAAGATCGTGAACTCCGCCACGCTAAAGAAAGAAATGGAGAAGGCGGTGGAGGACACCATCAATAGCCCGCTCATGCAGGCAAAATGGCAGGAGCTCATCATGAAGTCAGGAAAAGGGGCTGCTGAAGAAGGCGGAAAAAGCGGCAGTAAAGATCAAAAAACAGACGGAGAAAGTCAATGACTTTCTTCGTCTGTCCTAACTTACTTTTCAGTTTTTTCAATAACCGTATCGGCAACCTGCAAGTAGATTTGGCCAATCGGATGGTTTTCCGCGTAAACGGAAGGTGCAAAATCTGTATCATTCCAGTCCGGCTGACCAAGAGGGATTTGTCCTAATAATTCTGTACGGAGTTCTTCAGAAAGACGTACGCCTCCGCCTTGCCCGAAGACATATTCTTTCTCTCCGGTTGTTTTAGATTCGAACCAGGACATGTTTTCAACTACACCGAGTAATTCGTGATCCGTCTGAAGCGCCATAGCTCCAGCACGGGCTGCAACGAATGCTGCGGTTGGATGCGGAGTCGTGACAACGATTTCTTTGGAAGCCGGAATCATTTGATGGATATCCAGCGCTACGTCCCCTGTTCCTGGCGGCAAATCAAGCAATAAATAGTCGAGTTCGCCCCATTCCACATCACGGAAAAATTGATCGAGCACTTTGCCGAGCATAGGCCCGCGCCATACTACAGGTGCATTGTCTTCAACAAAGAAACCCATTGAAATGACTTTGACGCCAAAACGCTCAACCGGCATTATACGATTTTCCCGCACTTCCGGCATGGACGTGATGCCCATCATATCCGGCACACTGAACCCATAAATATCGGCGTCAATCAAACCGACTTTCTTGCCGCGTCGTGCTAAAGCGACTGCCAAATTGACCGAGACCGTCGATTTCCCGACGCCGCCTTTACCGGATGCAATCGAGATAAATTCAATAGAAGATAAAGGAGATAAAATATCTTGTGTTTCTGATTCCGTAGCTGTGCCGCGGAATTGCTCCAATACTTCTTTTGGCAGTTCCTCAAAACGGATGCCTACCGAGTCGGCCCCTGCCTCTTTTAAAACTTCCACTACTTTCGATTGAAGCGTCAATTGTTCACCGGTATTCACTTTCGCAATCGCGACTTTAACACTGACATGCTGTTTCTCAGGTTTGATAGTTACATCTACAATACCATTCGTTTCTGCCAATGTTTTATGTAAAAACGGATCTTTCAATGCGCCAATCAGTTCACGGACTTGTTGTTCATTTATCACATTCAACACTCCTTACTGAATTCTTTCACTCCCCTCCAGTATATCATATTCACTATCCTCTAAAACGACATATGCTTTATTGTTCTTCGGCATGCTGGTATTTCACAATTCCATCTACAATTGCTGCCGCCACTTTTTTCTGATAGGACTTACTTGACAATAATTTTCGTTCTTCCGGATTTGACAGAAAGCCCGTTTCCACTAGTACTGCCGGGACCGGTACCTTTTTCAGTAAATAAACACCGGTGATTTTCATCGCTTCCCGCTCCGTGTTTTTCAGCTGATCCCGCAATTCATCCTGGATTGACGTTGCCAGCTGTTTGCCGTCAGGATGACCGCCTGGATGATAAAATACTTGGGCACCTCTCCAGCGCTCTTCTGGGATCGCATTGACATGCACACTGATGAACATGTCCGGCTTTGATTCTATCGCCATGCTTTCACGCAGTTTCAAATCTGCAAACTTTCTGCTCCGCAAAGAACCAAAACTTTCTGACGGCGCGTGCTCCGCTACCGCATCTCCTTCTTTCTCTCTCGTCATCTGTACAGTTGCCCCTTTTTTCTCAAGCAGTTTACGTACTTCATGGGAAATATTTAATGTAATGTCTTTTTCAATGATTTCGCCTGCGGACGCTCCGCCATCCTCACCGCCATGCCCCGGATCGATCAAGATGTTTACACCGCCAAGTTCTGCAGGCAGAAAGAATCCGCGATCCGATGCTTTAACGCCATACCATACACCGCCCAACGAGAAAAAAACCAGCAACCCTGCTACAAGCCACTTTTTCATCTAGACACCGCCTTTTTCTTTCACTATACGCTTGGACTTTTGCGGTTATGTCTCAGCAGTGCGCTAAACGAAGCAGCAGGATCTTTTCTTACTATGAATTTACGATTCTGATGTAGACGCGTCGCGGACATTTACAGTCTTTGCGAACAGATGCATCGGATTATTTCACATGACAGATGGTCTTGTATCCGACTTTACGGCTCTACACATTTTTCACTGGAATATATGTCATCAAAAACTGCCCAGGAAGTTGGACGCTTCCTGGGCAGTTTATATTTACTTATTATATTGTTTCGCCTTCCCATGCCAGCATTCCGCCGGTCATGTTGGTTACGTCAAACCCTTCGTCTGCCATAATCTCCTGCGCACGTCCGCTTCTGCCGCCCGAACGGCATACGAGGATGTATGGCGTTTCTGTATCCAGGTCGTGCATTTCGATCGGCAGGTTGCCGAGAGCAATATGTGCTGCTCCCGGGATGATGCCTTGTGCTACTTCGTCATCTTCGCGTACATCGATAATGTTCAGCTCTTTACCGCTTTCCAGCTGTTCCTGCACTTCTTTTGCAGTCAATTCTTTTAACGTCATGAGTGGTATCCTCCAAAGTGTATAATATATCCTTATTCTATCCCGCACGCTCGGGGATTGTCTATTGAAATGAACTGACAGTTACGGCAGCAATTCTTTCGTTGTATGTCCCCTGTTTTCCCATAATCTTGTCGTATTTGCAACATCAACGATTACAGGTATATAGCGCTCCGCTTTTTCAACAGGCAGTTCCAGCCCCGCAATGAACATAGACATCTCACCCATGAAGTCTCCGCCGCTCACCTGCAGATTGAATACCAGTTCCCTTACTTCTTCTTCTGCATGGAGCTCATCACCGAAATCTTCTATTAACATGCTTTTTAATTTTAGTTGTTCCTGTGTCTCTTGTATGTATTCTTCGTCAATAAACCGCAGCAGCTCTTCTTTAGCCGGTACATAATATGGTTTTCCAGCCGCCGCTTGCTCCAGCTCCTCTTTTTCATCGCCTTCACTTGCCGCCTCCGCGATAAATTTATCCAAATCAGCATAGACAAAATGCTCTTCCAGTTTCCCCCTGACCTGTCCGGACTGCAGCAGACTGTTCAGTTCGTCCGGTGTAATCATGTCTTCGTTTTGTTCATTAAAGATCCCCGCTACTTGATCAATCGGTACGATGCCATATAAATTTGTACACGCAATAATATACTCCATTACTAATTTTTCATTCATTCAATTCCCCACCCTATATTTTCACTGCTATTTTATGTACACTTTCTCAATGTATTGTAACAAAACTATTTCGCCGATGCATGACAGCCGGTAAAAAGGATTCCATTGATCACTTATGCCCTCACTGTAATATACTATATCAACTAGAAAACCAGGAGGTATTGTATGGGTGCCATTACGGGTAATGAGTTTTTACATCGAATTAATCAGCAGAATACAGAAATTTGGCTCGATGGACAGCAAGTAAAGGGACCGATTTCGGAACACCCTGCATTTAAAGGACTCCTTAAAACGAAAGCTTCATTGTACGATTTACAGATGGCTCCATCACATAGTCCGATTATGACCTATGCCTCGCCTGTCTCAAACGAGCAAATCGGCATCTCTTACTTACAGCCCAAAACGAAAGCTGATTTACTGAAGCGCAGAGTGATGACAGAACAGTGGGCGCGTCTTACCTGCGGACTGCTTGGGAGAAGCCCCGATTACCTCAATACAGTCATTATGAGTTTCGCCTGTTCCTCTCCTTTTTTGCTCGGCAAGGACAATTGTTTTCCCGAGCATATTCAAGCGCTGTATGAACGTGCAAGAGAAAATGATTTATCTTTCACCCATACCTTTGTTACACCACAGGTCAATCGCTCCATGAGTGCTTTTAATACTTCTGACGAACCAATTTCCGCGAAAATTATCGGCAGCACTTCAGAAGGCCTGATTATTAAAGGAGCCAAGCTGCTTGCGACACAGGGCGGTGTTACAGATGAGGTTTTTGTATTCAGTACGCCTTCTTTCCTCGGTGATCCTGATGAAGCATTTGCATTCTCCATACCTTCCGACACGAAAGGTCTGCGTTTCATTTGCCGGGAGTCATTTGTGGGCGGAGAATCGGCATTCAATTATCCGCTCAGTTCCCGGTTTGAGGAATTGGATGCAATTGTAGTTTTTGACGAAGTTATTGTGCCATGGGAGCGTGTCT
The Sporosarcina sp. P33 genome window above contains:
- a CDS encoding N-acetylmuramoyl-L-alanine amidase, with the translated sequence MKKWLVAGLLVFFSLGGVWYGVKASDRGFFLPAELGGVNILIDPGHGGEDGGASAGEIIEKDITLNISHEVRKLLEKKGATVQMTREKEGDAVAEHAPSESFGSLRSRKFADLKLRESMAIESKPDMFISVHVNAIPEERWRGAQVFYHPGGHPDGKQLATSIQDELRDQLKNTEREAMKITGVYLLKKVPVPAVLVETGFLSNPEERKLLSSKSYQKKVAAAIVDGIVKYQHAEEQ
- a CDS encoding EAL domain-containing protein, encoding MQEFLNNMDKFVRASSEKELQKVLGDIAYTLEQAAIVAITDSHGTIRYANDHFEKVSKYPVEELIGANQRIVNSGYHDASFFKEMWATIGNGRTWRGDICNRAKDGSTYWVDTTIVPFLNEKGKPYQYIAIRYDITERKKMEEEIRKQSDLYEIITANASDFIAIIDRQGKFYYASPSFEKLLGHSASALYASSFYSYIYKKNRQQAEKKISQFFGYQRQAMNLEYSFLDSKNGLHIMEAKIDIVKESIEYGEKLLVVMRDITERVKSDEKIKYLVYNDQLTSLMNRNSFREQLALAFERARTRNQVFALVHINIDRLRYANDLLGHEAGDYLLAMVGERLKKRTGPESLLARTAGDEFAFIITGFKNQDDFFQHAEDIRQYLQQPIQVGQQNYTLSVSCGISIYPEHANQPSDLVTKATLALGKVKMRGGADSEMYQPGTSKLSLERTLLENEMRKSVQQQHFYLEYQPKVLLDTGELTGVEALVRWKHPDLGIISPVKFIPLAEETKIIVPLGEWILREVCKRAALEVQAGKFCRFAVNVSTVQMKEEGFADSVLAIIKEYNVPSDMIELELTESSFIDTEGMKKSLQKLRSEGVTVAIDDFGTGYSTFSYIKELPADTLKIDMAFVRDILENENSQAIVKAIVTLADTAGLNVVAEGIEMPEQAKMLYDLGCREGQGYYYGRPMEFKAVKKMEECRFGYKG
- the gerD gene encoding spore germination lipoprotein GerD; protein product: MKKLAGLFLFLLFLTGCSGGHQAAPSYDEMKKMMTDAIQTEDGKKALRKLMTDPEFRELLVLEQPEVKQSIENVLLSKEGERFWKTAFEDPKFTEAIAKSMKKQQADIMKDLMGDASFQKDLEKFFGQPDMMKQMEKIVNSATLKKEMEKAVEDTINSPLMQAKWQELIMKSGKGAAEEGGKSGSKDQKTDGESQ
- a CDS encoding KinB-signaling pathway activation protein, translating into MTIRNWVKFFLRAMAIGGAITAVVGLIVRWDFFYGYLQAGEIWQFLGAFLWMVFLGFTMSVVAQMGFFAYLTVHQFGVNMFRTLTLWNWVQMLIIAVVLFDLVFFRFQLTKDDTGRTVLYIFLLATLIAVSSVTAYFKAQWTKKHALISALFFMIVITTLEWLPALMVTSGNKDEWVTILLFPLLAVNAYQLLVLPKYNKQSDVDKEKLDKRREERKKAKKQTAKSKKN
- a CDS encoding Mrp/NBP35 family ATP-binding protein, with product MINEQQVRELIGALKDPFLHKTLAETNGIVDVTIKPEKQHVSVKVAIAKVNTGEQLTLQSKVVEVLKEAGADSVGIRFEELPKEVLEQFRGTATESETQDILSPLSSIEFISIASGKGGVGKSTVSVNLAVALARRGKKVGLIDADIYGFSVPDMMGITSMPEVRENRIMPVERFGVKVISMGFFVEDNAPVVWRGPMLGKVLDQFFRDVEWGELDYLLLDLPPGTGDVALDIHQMIPASKEIVVTTPHPTAAFVAARAGAMALQTDHELLGVVENMSWFESKTTGEKEYVFGQGGGVRLSEELRTELLGQIPLGQPDWNDTDFAPSVYAENHPIGQIYLQVADTVIEKTEK
- the hpaB gene encoding 4-hydroxyphenylacetate 3-monooxygenase, oxygenase component → MGAITGNEFLHRINQQNTEIWLDGQQVKGPISEHPAFKGLLKTKASLYDLQMAPSHSPIMTYASPVSNEQIGISYLQPKTKADLLKRRVMTEQWARLTCGLLGRSPDYLNTVIMSFACSSPFLLGKDNCFPEHIQALYERARENDLSFTHTFVTPQVNRSMSAFNTSDEPISAKIIGSTSEGLIIKGAKLLATQGGVTDEVFVFSTPSFLGDPDEAFAFSIPSDTKGLRFICRESFVGGESAFNYPLSSRFEELDAIVVFDEVIVPWERVFFHHNSEVAANFFSMSSFHPFATHQVITRQIVKTEFLLSLAEQLVQTINAGEYLHIQEKLSEIIIGLETMKALRDKSEADAAIDQWGYMCPSPVPLKVASNIFPKIYPRFSEIIQLIGASGMVALPTVNDFQSPIQPDLAKYLQGAAKTAEDRVQLFRLAWDLTMSAFGTRQTQYERYFFGDPVRLAGNLSKSYPKDQGQDMIDRLLSRYE
- a CDS encoding rhodanese-like domain-containing protein is translated as MTLKELTAKEVQEQLESGKELNIIDVREDDEVAQGIIPGAAHIALGNLPIEMHDLDTETPYILVCRSGGRSGRAQEIMADEGFDVTNMTGGMLAWEGETI